A window from Candidatus Equadaptatus faecalis encodes these proteins:
- a CDS encoding 30S ribosomal protein S18, with protein MDKDAKDGGFNRKHRKRRPKICHFCADKIENIDYKEADKLKRYVTERGKIVPRRVTGTCAKHQRQLTRAIKRARIIALLPYTAD; from the coding sequence ATGGATAAGGACGCAAAAGACGGCGGCTTCAACCGCAAACACCGCAAACGCAGGCCAAAAATCTGTCATTTCTGCGCGGATAAAATTGAAAACATTGACTACAAAGAAGCTGACAAACTCAAACGCTACGTTACCGAACGCGGCAAAATAGTACCGCGCCGCGTAACAGGCACCTGCGCAAAACATCAGCGCCAGCTTACGAGAGCGATCAAACGCGCAAGAATTATTGCATTGCTTCCGTACACAGCGGATTAA
- a CDS encoding single-stranded DNA-binding protein yields MTRGFNKVMLMGNLARDPDVRYTPNKQKVARFTIATGRQWKNRTTGELQEHTDFISCVAWGNTADIIERFLRKGRPVFVEGRITSRDFDDPKTGQHRWVTEVNVDNVILLGSPNRQDSAADTGYAQPQQYSAPVSDGFGSSDMGSLREETGFDDEFPLDFSEIKKDGGEDSGDVDIPF; encoded by the coding sequence ATGACACGCGGATTTAACAAAGTAATGCTCATGGGCAATCTTGCAAGAGATCCCGACGTGCGTTACACTCCGAACAAACAGAAAGTTGCCCGTTTTACGATAGCAACCGGCAGACAGTGGAAAAACCGCACGACCGGCGAGCTCCAGGAACATACTGACTTTATCAGCTGCGTTGCCTGGGGAAACACGGCGGACATCATAGAGCGTTTTCTCCGCAAAGGTCGTCCTGTTTTTGTCGAAGGCCGCATAACGAGCCGTGATTTTGACGACCCAAAAACAGGTCAGCACCGCTGGGTGACGGAAGTGAACGTTGACAACGTCATACTGCTGGGTTCCCCGAACAGACAGGATTCTGCCGCGGATACAGGCTACGCTCAGCCGCAGCAGTATTCGGCGCCTGTTTCAGACGGCTTCGGCAGCAGCGACATGGGCAGCTTGAGAGAAGAGACAGGTTTTGACGACGAATTCCCGCTTGACTTCTCCGAAATCAAAAAAGACGGCGGAGAAGATTCGGGAGACGTCGACATACCTTTTTAG